GGAGGATTGCTTCCCCGCCGACCATATCATCGAGTACACCGAAAAGAGCCTGAAGAACCTGGGGGTGGAGACCATCGACCTGCAGCAGTTTCATGTGTGGGAAGACGCCTGGGCCGGGAACGAGGAATGGCAGCGGGCCGTGGAGCAACTGAAGGCCGACGGCAAGATACAGCATATGGGCGTGAGCGTGAACCGCTGGGAGCCGGACAACGTGCTGAACACCCTGCGCACCGGCCATATCAGCAGCGTGCAGGTGATCTACAACATTTTTGACCAGGCGCCGGAAGACACGCTGTTCCCGCTTTGCCGGGAGCTGGACGTGGCCACCATTGCCCGCGTACCGTTCGACGAAGGCACCCTGACCGGAACCTTCACCAAAGAAACCACTTTTCCGGAAGACGACTGGCGCAGCACCTACTTTGTGCCCGAGAACCTGAACGCCAGCGTGGACCACGCCGACCGCCTGAAACCGCTGGTGCCGCAGGGCATGACGCTGCCGGAAATGGCGCTGCGGTTTATCCTCAGCAACCCTGACGTGGGCACCACCATCCCGGGCATGCGCAAAGAGCACCACGTGAAAGCCAACCTGAGCGCCAGCGACGGCAAAGGGCTACCAAAGGACCTGCTGGAGGAACTGAAGCAGCACCGCTGGGACCGGGAGCCAACCTCCTGGTCGCAGTAGCGGGTTCTTCACCCCACTTCAAAGGCATATGGCTGCGGGCGGCGCTAACGCTAAACCCATATATAGTCACAAAGGCCTCCGGTTTTAACCGGAGGCCTTTGTGACTATATACGATACAGGTACCACAGCCTGACGTCAGGCTGTATTACTCCACTACCAGCTTTGATTGCTTACTACTTCCTGATGCGGTACTGGCTTTGATAATATAGACGCCCTTGCTCAGTCCAGTGGCTATATTCATATCTGCCTCGCCTGTGTCCTGCCCGTTGGTGACCAGCAGTATGGTTTTCAGCATACGCCCAACACCGTCATGCAAAGTAACTGTGACAGCCTCGTTTGTGCCTGCGGTTTTGACCGCTATATATACTTTGTCGCCCGTGTTCGGGTTGGGATATACCTTCAGTTCCAGGCCATGCCCTTCATTTTCTTCAAAAGCCTTGATAGAAAGAGCGGATGAATCGCTGGCTACTAATGGCTTCGTTTCTTCCGACACTTTCTCCACTTCGATAGCTGCAAGAAGCGCATAGTTAACCACGGAGGTTAAGTCGATGTTGAGGGTGTCATCGTTTACCACAACCTGCCCGAACTCTTTTACCACGGCTTTGCCCGCTCCCGCTTCGCTGTAGAGATCGTAGTTGCTGAGCACCCGGTTTCCCTCCAGGTCCACATGGAAAACGCGGTCGCCTGATGCGCCTGATACTTCCCCGCCTGCAATGCCGAAGTAGGGTTCTATGAAATGGAGCCGCACCTGGTATGAGCCGTCATTCTCAACCGGAATGGCGTAGCGGAGTGGTTCTTGCGGAGAGGCATACCGGTACCGCAGGTACAGGCTGTCGTCGGTGGTGCCCGCCACATCGAAAGACTTGGAGGAGGAAATGCCGCCGGAGAAATAGTTGTCTGCGCTCCAGGTGCGTGCCTGGCTATCTGTGAAAGCAGGGCCCCCGACATTGATGCGCGTTACTTTCTGCTGCTGGGGATATATGGCTATGGGTTTGTAAGCCTCAAACTGAACGGTTTGTCCCTGTATAGTTGCTGTGACATTTCTGTCTGTCTCTGCCATGGTGACGATGCCATTGCTTAGCTGCAGCACAAAGCCGCAGTTGGCACTGAAGGTCGCGTCGGCGGAGCCGTCGCCGTCCAGGTCGATGGAATCTCCCTCACCCCCAGCCGCCGTTCTGCCTATATAGGTGTTGCCTGTTACTCTTCCTACTAAGGTTGAGAAGTCATTCCCCGAACTGCTGTAACTGTCCCGTACAGCCCCGGCACTGGGGTCCTCCGGCCCGCGCGGATATATAAAAGTGGTGTTGGTGGCAGCGCCGGAAACCATTCTCACGGGAAGGAGGTCGCCATAAGCGCTTCTCCTGACAACGTCTGTGGCCGTAATGGCTGGTGCGGGATGTAGGGCGATAAAGTTCTGCTCATCGGCTTCACCGGGGAAGGATACGCTGGCAGTGTGAGAGGTTAATTCGTTGCGGAGACTGGTGGCTCCATCAGAGGTTAGTACAGGCCAAGTAACGCCAAAGTCGGTTGCAGTCGCGCTGGAGGTAAGCGTGGAGCGAATGCCGTCTGGGGTAATTACGAAATCATTGGTGAAGGTGGGACCCTCCCGGCCGTTTTTGGGTTTATAAACTATGCGGCAGCGCACCAGCAATGGGTGCGTAAACTGAGTGGAGAATACCGCTTCGTAGCGATCCGGCAGGCTCGACAGCCGCACCCATTTATCGCCCTCCAGGAAAGTAGGCGCAAATGAAACTCCCAGTCCATATTTCGTTTCTCTTACCCCATCTGACGGTCCTAACCGGGAGTCCCATCCTGTTTTGCCGAATCGCACAACACCCAAGGTAGTCCAGTAGATGCCATAGGCGGGCTTGGTTGCCCCCCGCAGGTTTACCTGCATGTGCATTCCGCCCGCGTTTGCGACGGCAGTCGCCAGGTTTCCGCCACTCACCAGCGTATAGCCTCCTATTTCGTTCGGGGCGGGTTGCTCGGGTATAGGAGAAATGTGGCGGAGGTAGTTCTCGGCCATATGGTACATCATATAGCCGTTGTAGTTGGTGAAGTGGCTGTAGATAGCGAATCCTACCCTGTCGGCGGGGTCGAAGTGGTTTTTGGTGACGGAGTAGGTGCCATCTTCCCTTCTCCACCGCTGCACGCTCTGGAAACCCAGCGCGGCGGCCCTGCGATACTGCCCTGCCAGGCGGGTCTCTCCGGCCTTATAGGCCATTTCAGCCATTGTCTCATAGCCGTTGGCCAGCACGATGTCGTTCCAGGTGTGGTTGCCGCTGCGCCCCCCGGCAACGCCCTGGCCCGAAGGGTCCTGCAGGAGCAGGCTGGACTGGCTTGCTCTTTCCAGGGTGTGCAGTATCTCGTCTCTGGAGGTGCCATCGTAGCCGTCTGCAATCATGGCCAGCAGGTTCCCCCTCGCCGCCGACTCGTACGGCCAGGTGTCCGGATCGCTGGTTTGGTCGTGGTAAAAATTCCAGGGGTTGTTGGTGAAGCGGGACTTTTGGGTGTTTATCCAGCTATCCTCCAGCCAATCAACAGCGCGGGCCTTGTCTATATACCCGTTCTTCGCCCGGTACCATTCGCCCTTCATCGCATACGTTCTCCAGTTGTGGGTGCGGCCCCTGAGGATAAGCTCCACCGGTTTTTCCATGCGGGTTTTCCAGGTTTCCAGCACCTCCACCGGCACATGCGGTGCGTAAAAGGGAACAGCGTTAGCCAGCGGCGCCAGAAAAAACTCGCCGTGGTTATCAGGTATGGCACCTGCCCCCCTGGCTATTTTGCCGGTGGCGCTGTTCATGGCCGCCACCCCCTCGTCCAGCAGGTCCATGGCGCGGCCCGAGGAGATCAGGGTTCCAACTGCAAAGGCGAAATAGGGTGTGCTGTACTGCACCTCGCCCCGCCGGTACGGATCTATGATAGCCCCGCGCTGATTCTGAAAGGTAACGACCTCGCGCACAATTCCCTCCACCCGGTCCAGGTAGGCTTCACGCGGGATATTCAGGGGATGCCAGGGCTTTGCCGTCAGGTGGTATTCTACATCGGGTAGATGGGAGGGCAACGAAACCTCCTGGGCGTGGACTTGAAGAATGACAGCAGCAAGCAATGCTGCCGTTGCAACCAGCACTCTCCCGGATCGAATTTTTCCAGTAATCAGGAGTGCAGCAAGGCGAGGTTTTCCCATTTAGGAACGTGTGAAAAGTAGTAGTGGATTGAAAGATAGAGGGTTACTATATACCTTAATCTTAATACGATTATTTTTTATTGTTGTTGTTAACTGTAAAAATATCCATTGATAAGCTCATGGACAAAATGGTTGACTCTATTATGCCATCCTGCAGGTTAGGAATTCAGAATTTCCAGGAAGATAAGTTCTCTTTACACACCAGATTAATTCTGTCCCGTTGCTCCTGATACAATGTTGTGGAAGAAGGCGCCGTTAACTATAATGCTGTGTGAGGATAGATGTTTATATGAGTGGCGGATGATAGTATGAAGTACAGGCGATGATAAGCTGCAGAGTTACATGGGGATAAAATGGCGCTGAATGTTGTTGTGTAGGGCTTGGACCACCTATGCCACGCAAAAGGGAATCGTCCTGCTGAAAAGGAGCGGCAGGGAAGTTTCCCGTCGGGCCAATTATATACCGCACTTTCTACACCGCTGGAATGGAGAAAGGCAATGGCACAGGCTATAACTTCGTTTGTAGTCTAAGGAATATATAGCTGTGGAAGAAAAAGAAAAAATGGTTTATAAGTAAAAGGACATAGGCACCAAGACCCAAGGCATTTTGTGTTATACTTATCTTGCTTTCAATAACTTGAGGTGTGTAATTCTTTACTGGATAGTGCAATTTATCCGGGCACCTATATGCTAACTATGATGTCCACGTCTGAATTGGCCTGGGATTCCTCTTCATCCCTTTTTACAAAGCGATTGGGGCATAATAAAAAAAACAGCAACATCTATGGCTTAAATTGAGCCAAACAACGTATCAGGCTTCGGGCTGCCGGAGCGCTCTTACAAGCTTAAAGTTATATAATCATATGTAACTATATAAACAAAAAACCGTATTGAGTCATGCTATGGTTTAGCAGCCATTCTACCTAATTTTATAACCCTTACCCGATTATCTTTAAACTAATTATTTATCCATGAAAAAGTTTTTATTGTTTCCCCTGTTCCTGTGTCTGTTCCTGACTTCCTGTAAAGACGAAGAGATACCAGAGCCTGAGCAAAAGCCCGGTTTCGTTGACGCTGATATAAAGAAGCAAGTAAAATATTCGTCAGGCTTCATCGGTGAAAAGGCCGCGACAGCCATCATCCATATATGGGACGCTGACAGTGCAGATTTCGATGTGGAGGCCTCTGGTTCTGACCTGCGTATAGGTTATGCTTACGACAAGGT
This window of the Pontibacter russatus genome carries:
- a CDS encoding aldo/keto reductase, with product MEYRRFGRTGWNVSEIGYGMWGMAGWTESDDRQSDRSLDIAVDGGCNFFDTAWGYGAGKSEQILGRLLKRHPDKRLYVATKIPPKNMKWPSKPEYRLEDCFPADHIIEYTEKSLKNLGVETIDLQQFHVWEDAWAGNEEWQRAVEQLKADGKIQHMGVSVNRWEPDNVLNTLRTGHISSVQVIYNIFDQAPEDTLFPLCRELDVATIARVPFDEGTLTGTFTKETTFPEDDWRSTYFVPENLNASVDHADRLKPLVPQGMTLPEMALRFILSNPDVGTTIPGMRKEHHVKANLSASDGKGLPKDLLEELKQHRWDREPTSWSQ
- a CDS encoding malectin domain-containing carbohydrate-binding protein, producing MPSHLPDVEYHLTAKPWHPLNIPREAYLDRVEGIVREVVTFQNQRGAIIDPYRRGEVQYSTPYFAFAVGTLISSGRAMDLLDEGVAAMNSATGKIARGAGAIPDNHGEFFLAPLANAVPFYAPHVPVEVLETWKTRMEKPVELILRGRTHNWRTYAMKGEWYRAKNGYIDKARAVDWLEDSWINTQKSRFTNNPWNFYHDQTSDPDTWPYESAARGNLLAMIADGYDGTSRDEILHTLERASQSSLLLQDPSGQGVAGGRSGNHTWNDIVLANGYETMAEMAYKAGETRLAGQYRRAAALGFQSVQRWRREDGTYSVTKNHFDPADRVGFAIYSHFTNYNGYMMYHMAENYLRHISPIPEQPAPNEIGGYTLVSGGNLATAVANAGGMHMQVNLRGATKPAYGIYWTTLGVVRFGKTGWDSRLGPSDGVRETKYGLGVSFAPTFLEGDKWVRLSSLPDRYEAVFSTQFTHPLLVRCRIVYKPKNGREGPTFTNDFVITPDGIRSTLTSSATATDFGVTWPVLTSDGATSLRNELTSHTASVSFPGEADEQNFIALHPAPAITATDVVRRSAYGDLLPVRMVSGAATNTTFIYPRGPEDPSAGAVRDSYSSSGNDFSTLVGRVTGNTYIGRTAAGGEGDSIDLDGDGSADATFSANCGFVLQLSNGIVTMAETDRNVTATIQGQTVQFEAYKPIAIYPQQQKVTRINVGGPAFTDSQARTWSADNYFSGGISSSKSFDVAGTTDDSLYLRYRYASPQEPLRYAIPVENDGSYQVRLHFIEPYFGIAGGEVSGASGDRVFHVDLEGNRVLSNYDLYSEAGAGKAVVKEFGQVVVNDDTLNIDLTSVVNYALLAAIEVEKVSEETKPLVASDSSALSIKAFEENEGHGLELKVYPNPNTGDKVYIAVKTAGTNEAVTVTLHDGVGRMLKTILLVTNGQDTGEADMNIATGLSKGVYIIKASTASGSSKQSKLVVE